TGGATCCACGCCGACGACCACTCCTCCGCCGTGCTGCGGATTCTGGATGCCGGGGTCATCGGCGAGACCTACCTCATCGGCGCCGACGGCGAGAAGAACAACAAGGACGTCGTCGAGCTGATCCTCACCCTGATGGGGCAGGATGCCGGTGCCTACGACCACGTCACCGACCGCGCCGGCCACGATCTGCGCTACGCGATCGACTGGACCAAGCTGCGCGACGAACTCGGCTGGCAGCCGAAGTACCGCGATTTCGAGGCGGGCATGGCAGCCACCATCGACTGGTACCGCGCGCACGAGGACTGGTGGGCACCGGCCAAGGACGGCGTCGAGGCGTTCTACGCGTCGAAGGGGCAGTGACCGTGGAGTTCTCGAAACCGCTCGGGGCGGCCGACACCGGCATCCCGGGGCTCGTCATCTGGGACCTGCCGGTGCACGGCGACAGCCGCGGCTGGTTCAAGGAGAACTGGCAGCGCGAGAAGATGACCGCGCTGGGCCTGCCCGACTTCGGGCCGGTGCAGAACAACATCTCGTTCAACGACGCCGTCGGCACCACTCGTGGCATCCACGCCGAGCCGTGGGACAAGTGGGTGTCGGTCGCCACCGGCCGCATCTTCGGCGCGTGGGTCGACCTGCGCGAGGGCCCCACGTTCGGTGCCGTCTTCACTGCCGAGATCGACCCGTCGCGGGCGATCTTCGTGCCCCGCGGGGTGGGCAACTCCTACCAGACGCTCGCGCCCGACACTGCGTACACCTACCTCGTCAACGACCACTGGTCGCCCGACGCGTCGTACTCGTTCCTGAATCTCGCCGATGAGACCGCCGCCATCGACTGGCCGATTCCGCTCGACCAGGTCGAGATCTCGGCGAAGGACCTCGCTCATCCGCGACTGGCCGACGTGACTCCCGTGCCGCCCCGGAAGACCCTCGTCGTCGGCGCCGGCGGACAACTCGGCAAGGCCTTGCGCGCCGAGTACGCCGGCGTGTCGTCGATCGAGTTCGCCACGCGTGCCGATCTCGACCTGACCGGCGCCGATCTGGCATCCGCGCGCCGCTGGCGCGACTACGGCACCATCATCAACGCCGCCGCGTACACCGCGGTCGACACTGCTGAGACCGCGGCCGGCCGAACGGATGCCTGGGCCGCCAACGTCACTGCGGTGGCGGCGCTCGCGCGCATCGCCACCGAGAACGGCATCACGCTCGTCCACGTCTCGAGCGACTACGTGTTCGACGGCTCCGCCGACCGGCCGTACACCGAGGACGCGCCCGTGTGCCCCCTCGGCGTCTACGGGCAGACGAAGGCCGCGGGCGACGCGATCGTGGCCACCGTGCCCCGTCACTACATCGTGCGCACCTCGTGGGTCATCGGCGAAGGGCACAACTTCGTGCGGACGATGGCGTCGCTGGCCGAGCGCGGCATCGACCCGAAGGTGGTCGACGATCAGATCGGGCGGCTCACCTTCACCGATGAGCTCGCACGCGGCATCCATCACCTTCTCGACTCGGATGCGCGGCACGGCACGTACAACCTGACCGGTGGCGGCGAACCCGAGTCGTGGGCTGCGATCGCGCGGCGAGTGTTCTCGCTGACCGGTCACGACCCGGCACGGGTGACCGGCGTCTCCACCGACGAGTACTTCGCGTCGGCGACGGGACCGGTGGCCCCGCGGCCCCGCAACAGCGACCTGGCGCTCGGAAAGCTGGAGGCGACAGGATTCTCGCCCCGAGCGTTCGCGGACTCGCTGGCCGGCTACCTGGCCTGAGTAGCGCGGCTGGCTGCGCTCAACCCATACCTGTCGGGGTGCGGCCTCCGCCGAGGAGCGCGGCAGCCGGTCCTGCCCCAGCGTGTCCTCCCCAACACCGGCGTCGCGCCGCTTGTCCACAGGTTGTCCGGCGCGAGCCGCGAGCCGCCCGCCCCACTGGCAGAATCACGGCAACCGGGACGACAATGGAGGCGTGGACATCATGACCGAACCGCAGAGCTGGGTGCTGATCGGCCTCTTCACGACGATCATGCTCGGCGGCATGTCGATCATGACGATCCTCATCAACCGGTCTATCGACAGCCTTCGTCTTGAGATGACCGGCCGCATCGACGGACTCAGTGGCGAGATGAACGGCCGCATCGACGGACTCAGTGGCGAGATGAACGGCCGCATCGACGGACTCCGCGGCGAGATGAACAGCCGCTTCGACGCAATGAATGTCCGGATGGATTCTCTCGACAAGGACGTCGCCGCACTCGTGAAGCGCGTGATGGGCTGAGCTCCGCTGGTGTCGCGGCTGCCGTGACCGGCGTCGGCGGTCTACCCGGGCGGGCGAGTGCGCGCGACGGCGGTGAGGATGCCGACGCACGCGGCATCCTCGATCGCCGCCACGGCCGTGTCGGGGAGTCTCGTCTGGGCGACACCCTGAGCGCGGGCGCGCGCGAACAGCACGTTTCCCGCCAGCGCGGCCGCTGCGCCGACGACGGCCGCCCACACCGTGCGCCCCTTGCCGCCATACTCCGAGCCGATCGCCGCGGCCCCGAACGTCACGATGACCACACGGCCGATGAGGGCGGGCGGCTCCAGCCGCGACGGTGTGCCGGGCAGCTTGTCGGCGACCAGCTCACCGGCTCCGACCAGCACGAGGATTCGCCGTCCCCACGCGCTGCGCAGCACCGGCCATCGCGCCCACAACGCGCTCGGCGGCGCGTCGGCATGCGAGAGGGCGAGCATCGCCGCCGGTGCCATCGCACGCATCCCGCCGGCGAGCCCCAGCCCCGCAGCGCGCAGCGTCAGACCTCGCGGATCGCGGGCACCGGCATCCACAGCCCTGGCACGGCGACGAATCGATGTGGCCCGGGTCACTGCGGTGCCTGCTGGTCCTCTTCGGGCTCGAACGTCGACTTCTCGCCCGTGTAGCCGGCAGCGACGCCGTCGGGGTCGGGCGGAATCGTGCCGTCCTCGCCGAGGCCGCCCGGCTCTCGGGTGGCCTGGTCTCGCTCGGCATCCGATGCGTTGTCGAGGGCGTCGTCGTCGGGAGTGCGGTCGCGGTCGCTCATGGTGTCCTCCGAGATCGTCGGTGAAGGGATGCCGCGAGTATAGGTACGCGCCACCGCGCCGACCCGGGGGTTGACAGCGGGCTCGGCGGCGCTGCGTGTCGAGGACCGCGAGTGAAAACGGCCTCGCCTACGCGACTCCGTCGATGTTTCGGCCGTGCCTGACCGGGTGAGAACCCTCTCACGCCCTCGACCAAATTCGGGTCGGTGTGGTACTCAGGGAGAACCCCCGTCCACTCACCCCCCGGAGTGCCCCTATGTCTCGTCGTGCCCTGCGACGCCTCGGCGTCGTCGCGGCGACGATCGCCCTGGTCAGTGCATCAGTGCAGATCGCCGCCACCCCGGCATCCGCTGCCCCCCTTTCACAGTGCACCTCGATGACGCTCGAGCAGGTGCAGACTCGCATTCTGACCGAGACGAACGCCGCGCGCAGCAAGGCGGGCAAGGCGGCGCTCACGCTCAACAGTCAGATGAACACCGTCGCGGTGAACTGGTCCGCCAAGCAGGCCTCGGCGAACAAGATGAGCCACAATCCGAGTTACTCGAAGCAGATTCCGAGCGGTTGGAGCGGTGCCGCCGAGAACGTGGCCATGGGCTACGCGCCCACGAAGGTGACGACCGGATGGCTCAACAGTGCCGGCCACCGCGCGAACATCCTCGGGTCGTACACGCACATCGGCATCGGCGTGGGCTGCGCGTCGAACGGCTATCCGTATTACACGCAGGTGTTCGGTGCGTACAAGAAGGCGCCCGCGAACCCCAACGTGTCACGCGTCGCCGGCGCCGATCGGTACTCGACCGCGGCCGCGATCTCGAACACCACGTTCAAGACGAACGTGCCGGTCGCGTACCTGGCGAGCGGTGCCACCTTCCCCGACGCACTGTCGGGCGCGTCGTCGGCCGGCGTCGTCGGGGGGCCGGTGCTGCTCACCTCGCCGACCGGGCTGTCGGCGTCAGCCAAGACCGAGCTGTCGCGGCTGAAGCCGAAGCGGATCGTCGTCCTGGGCGGCCCGGGTGCCGTGTCGAACACGGTGATGCGGGCCGCGGCTGCCTACACGAGCGGGCAGGTGAACCGCGCCGCGGGCGATGACCGGTACGAGACCTCGGCGGCTATCTCGGCGGCCACATTCGATCCTGGTGTGCCGGTGGCGTACCTGTCGAACGGGCAGACGTTCCCCGATGCGCTCGCGGGTGCGGCTGCCGCCGGGCACATCGGCGGGCCGGTGCTGCTGAGCACCAAGACCGGCATTCCCGCTTCGGTGGCCGATGAGCTGCGCCGGCTGAAGCCCCAGAAGATCGTGGTTCTCGGGGGTCCCGGAGCGGTGACCGACAGCGTGGTCTCCGCCGCGCGCGCCTTCACCACCGGCGGGGCGTCGCGCCTCGCCGGCGCCGACCGCTACGCGACCGCCGCAGCCGTCTCGAAGGCGACCTTCGGCGCCGGAGTCCGCGTCGCGTACATCGCCAACGGCTCGACCTTCCCCGATGCGCTGTCGGGCGCCGCTGCGGCCGGGGTCGTAGGCGGGCCGGTGCTGCTGACCGCGGACTCTTCGCTGCCCGGCTCGGTGGCCTCGGAGCTCGCACGGCTCAAGCCCGCGAAGATCGTGGTGCTCGGCGGACCGGGCGCGGTCAGCGAGACCGTCGTCGCGCAGGCCGCGCGCTACGCGACCGGCTGAGCCGGGGCGGCGGGGACGCACGGCCGGCAGAGACCGAGGCGCCCGCCCTCAAGTCCGCAGTCTCGCGCGAAGTTCGCACCGATCCAGGGGGTTCGGTGCGAAGTTGGCGCGATTCTGCGAACTTGCGTACCCGTATGCGGACGAGTGGATGCCGCAGGCTCAGCGCGCCGGCATCCGGGCTCAGCGCGCCGGCATCCGGGGGCTCAGCGCGCCGGCCTCCGGAACCTGCGTCAGCGGACGACGGCGGTGACCGCGGCCAGCCGCCCGAGCACCTCGTGGCTGATCGATCCCAGCAGCAGCCGGGCGAACGCGCCGCGGCCGCGCGTGCCGACCACGGTCATCTTGGCGTCGGCGGCGAGCTCATTGATCACGTGCGACGGGTAGCCCTGCTCGACCTTGCGGATCACCTTCAGATCCGGGTAGTCGCTGGCGATGCCGGCCACGGCGAGCGCCAGGATCTCTTCGGTCGCCTGCTGCATATTCGTCATGTACAGCTCGGGGTACACGGCCAAATCGTTGCGCGGGGCGACCAGCGGCGTCCACACCGACACGGCGATCAGCGGCTCGCCCAGCCGGTCGGCCTCGGCGGCGGCGAACTTCAGCGCGGGCTCAGAGACCTCCGACCCGTCGATGCCGACTACCACGCCCGAACGCTCGGCGCCCAGATCGATGTCGGGCACGACGACCACCGGGCAGTGCGCGGCTGCCGCGATCCGGATGCCGTGGGCCCCGCGCGCCGGGCCCTCTCCAGGCCCGCGGTAGTCACTGCCGATGACAAGCAGCGCCGCCCCCTCAGACGCGTCGACGAGCTTGGACACCGGGTTGCCGGTCTCGACGTGGGTGACCACCTCGATGCCCTTCGCAGAGATTCGAGCGGCCTCGCGCTCGAGCAGCTGCCCGGTGGCGTCGATGGCCGAGAGCATGACGTCCGCCTCACCGACGGCGCCGATCGCTCCCCCGACGACCGCGACCAGGTCGATCTTCTGATGGCGTTGGGCGGCCCGGGCGATGGCCCAGTCCACGACGCGCTCGGTGACCGGCGCTCCGCTGATTCCGACGACGATCGAGTTCGACATGGTGCGCCCCTTCGCTGGGATGTGCCTGTCCCTCCACGCTATCGGTCCCGGCATCCATCGTCACCCGGATATCGCCGGGAATATGCGCACCGGCCCCGGCGCGACACCCGGCCGATACGGTGAAGGAAGCCGTGCCGTCGTCGATCGGAGCCCCATGTCCTCTTTCACCCCCGAGTTCGGTCGCGTCGGATTCTGGCGCGGCGGCACCCTGCTGACGCCCGAGATGGCGGCCGAGGTCGAGAGGCTCGGGTACGGGAC
This DNA window, taken from Microbacterium invictum, encodes the following:
- a CDS encoding sugar nucleotide-binding protein, translated to MTVEFSKPLGAADTGIPGLVIWDLPVHGDSRGWFKENWQREKMTALGLPDFGPVQNNISFNDAVGTTRGIHAEPWDKWVSVATGRIFGAWVDLREGPTFGAVFTAEIDPSRAIFVPRGVGNSYQTLAPDTAYTYLVNDHWSPDASYSFLNLADETAAIDWPIPLDQVEISAKDLAHPRLADVTPVPPRKTLVVGAGGQLGKALRAEYAGVSSIEFATRADLDLTGADLASARRWRDYGTIINAAAYTAVDTAETAAGRTDAWAANVTAVAALARIATENGITLVHVSSDYVFDGSADRPYTEDAPVCPLGVYGQTKAAGDAIVATVPRHYIVRTSWVIGEGHNFVRTMASLAERGIDPKVVDDQIGRLTFTDELARGIHHLLDSDARHGTYNLTGGGEPESWAAIARRVFSLTGHDPARVTGVSTDEYFASATGPVAPRPRNSDLALGKLEATGFSPRAFADSLAGYLA
- a CDS encoding DUF4126 family protein, with protein sequence MTRATSIRRRARAVDAGARDPRGLTLRAAGLGLAGGMRAMAPAAMLALSHADAPPSALWARWPVLRSAWGRRILVLVGAGELVADKLPGTPSRLEPPALIGRVVIVTFGAAAIGSEYGGKGRTVWAAVVGAAAALAGNVLFARARAQGVAQTRLPDTAVAAIEDAACVGILTAVARTRPPG
- a CDS encoding cell wall-binding repeat-containing protein codes for the protein MSRRALRRLGVVAATIALVSASVQIAATPASAAPLSQCTSMTLEQVQTRILTETNAARSKAGKAALTLNSQMNTVAVNWSAKQASANKMSHNPSYSKQIPSGWSGAAENVAMGYAPTKVTTGWLNSAGHRANILGSYTHIGIGVGCASNGYPYYTQVFGAYKKAPANPNVSRVAGADRYSTAAAISNTTFKTNVPVAYLASGATFPDALSGASSAGVVGGPVLLTSPTGLSASAKTELSRLKPKRIVVLGGPGAVSNTVMRAAAAYTSGQVNRAAGDDRYETSAAISAATFDPGVPVAYLSNGQTFPDALAGAAAAGHIGGPVLLSTKTGIPASVADELRRLKPQKIVVLGGPGAVTDSVVSAARAFTTGGASRLAGADRYATAAAVSKATFGAGVRVAYIANGSTFPDALSGAAAAGVVGGPVLLTADSSLPGSVASELARLKPAKIVVLGGPGAVSETVVAQAARYATG
- a CDS encoding universal stress protein, with the translated sequence MSNSIVVGISGAPVTERVVDWAIARAAQRHQKIDLVAVVGGAIGAVGEADVMLSAIDATGQLLEREAARISAKGIEVVTHVETGNPVSKLVDASEGAALLVIGSDYRGPGEGPARGAHGIRIAAAAHCPVVVVPDIDLGAERSGVVVGIDGSEVSEPALKFAAAEADRLGEPLIAVSVWTPLVAPRNDLAVYPELYMTNMQQATEEILALAVAGIASDYPDLKVIRKVEQGYPSHVINELAADAKMTVVGTRGRGAFARLLLGSISHEVLGRLAAVTAVVR